Proteins encoded together in one Eublepharis macularius isolate TG4126 chromosome 2, MPM_Emac_v1.0, whole genome shotgun sequence window:
- the LOC129324177 gene encoding olfactory receptor 1019-like isoform X4, translated as MAEKNNTKITELVLLGLVDNPETMPVGFVVVLIMYLFTLVGNLGMIMLIWMDPKLQKPMYFFLSHLSFLDFGYASAVAPKMLENFIAEQKTISFTGCAAQMYFFAFCTCTECILLAAMAYDRYDAICNPLMYMTNMSRKNANVSVGSYFIGFLSAMAQTISTFTLPFCSSNIINHFFCDVPPLLVLSCTDTSHNQMILFVFAIVLNVFTSIEILVSYMMILSAILRIRSTKGKQKAFSTCASHLMAVTIFYGTTGFMYLRPSSSYSLDQDK; from the exons ATGGCTGAGAAAAACAACACAAAGATCACTGAGCTTGTTCTTTTGGGATTGGTGGACAATCCAGAAACAATGCCCGTGGGCTTTGTTGTGGTgttaattatgtatttatttaccctggtAGGAAATCTTGGAATGATTATGTTGATCTGGATGGACCCTAAGCTCCAGaaacccatgtatttcttcctcagccATTTGTCTTTCTTAGATTTTGGTTATGCCTCAGCTGTCGCTCCTAAAATGCTGGAGAATTTTATAGCAGAGCAgaaaactatttctttcacaggctgtgCTGCACAAATGTATTTCTTTGCTTTCTGTACATGTACTGAGTGTATCCTCCTGGCTGCAATGGCATATGACCGGTATGATGCTATCTGTAATCCTCTTATGTATATGACTAACATGTCCCGGAAAAA TGCAAACGTTTCTGTGGGATCCTACTTTATTGGCTTTCTGAGTGCAATGGCACAAACAATTTCAACCTTCACTTTACCTTTTTGCAGTTCTAATATTATCAATCATTTCTTCTGTGATGTTCCTCCTTTGTTAGTTCTTTCCTGTACTGACACAAGCCACAATCAAATGATACTCTTTGTATTTGCTATAGTTCTAAATGTATTCACATCAATAGAAATTTTGGTGTCCTATATGATGATCTTGTCTGCCATCTTGCGAATCCGCTCTACTAAGGGGAAACAAAAGGCCTTTTCAACATGTGCCTCGCACTTAATGGCTGTAACCATCTTCTATGGAACAACAGGCTTTATGTACCTGCGACCAAGTTCTAGCTACTCCCTGGACCAGGACAAGTAG
- the LOC129324177 gene encoding olfactory receptor 1019-like isoform X2 produces MAEKNNTKITELVLLGLVDNPETMPVGFVVVLIMYLFTLVGNLGMIMLIWMDPKLQKPMYFFLSHLSFLDFGYASAVAPKMLENFIAEQKTISFTGCAAQMYFFAFCTCTECILLAAMAYDRYDAICNPLMYMTNMSRKKCILMVAGSYFFIGFLSAMAQTISTFTLPFCSSNIINHFFCDVPPLLVLSCTDTSHNQMILFVFAIVLNVFTSIEILVSYMMILSAILRIRSTKGKQKAFSTCASHLMAVTIFYGTTGFMYLRPSSSYSLDQDK; encoded by the exons ATGGCTGAGAAAAACAACACAAAGATCACTGAGCTTGTTCTTTTGGGATTGGTGGACAATCCAGAAACAATGCCCGTGGGCTTTGTTGTGGTgttaattatgtatttatttaccctggtAGGAAATCTTGGAATGATTATGTTGATCTGGATGGACCCTAAGCTCCAGaaacccatgtatttcttcctcagccATTTGTCTTTCTTAGATTTTGGTTATGCCTCAGCTGTCGCTCCTAAAATGCTGGAGAATTTTATAGCAGAGCAgaaaactatttctttcacaggctgtgCTGCACAAATGTATTTCTTTGCTTTCTGTACATGTACTGAGTGTATCCTCCTGGCTGCAATGGCATATGACCGGTATGATGCTATCTGTAATCCTCTTATGTATATGACTAACATGTCCCGGAAAAAGTGTATCCTGATGGTAGCCGGATCCTActtt TTTATTGGCTTTCTGAGTGCAATGGCACAAACAATTTCAACCTTCACTTTACCTTTTTGCAGTTCTAATATTATCAATCATTTCTTCTGTGATGTTCCTCCTTTGTTAGTTCTTTCCTGTACTGACACAAGCCACAATCAAATGATACTCTTTGTATTTGCTATAGTTCTAAATGTATTCACATCAATAGAAATTTTGGTGTCCTATATGATGATCTTGTCTGCCATCTTGCGAATCCGCTCTACTAAGGGGAAACAAAAGGCCTTTTCAACATGTGCCTCGCACTTAATGGCTGTAACCATCTTCTATGGAACAACAGGCTTTATGTACCTGCGACCAAGTTCTAGCTACTCCCTGGACCAGGACAAGTAG
- the LOC129324177 gene encoding olfactory receptor 1019-like isoform X3: MAEKNNTKITELVLLGLVDNPETMPVGFVVVLIMYLFTLVGNLGMIMLIWMDPKLQKPMYFFLSHLSFLDFGYASAVAPKMLENFIAEQKTISFTGCAAQMYFFAFCTCTECILLAAMAYDRYDAICNPLMYMTNMSRKKCILVSVGSYFIGFLSAMAQTISTFTLPFCSSNIINHFFCDVPPLLVLSCTDTSHNQMILFVFAIVLNVFTSIEILVSYMMILSAILRIRSTKGKQKAFSTCASHLMAVTIFYGTTGFMYLRPSSSYSLDQDK, encoded by the exons ATGGCTGAGAAAAACAACACAAAGATCACTGAGCTTGTTCTTTTGGGATTGGTGGACAATCCAGAAACAATGCCCGTGGGCTTTGTTGTGGTgttaattatgtatttatttaccctggtAGGAAATCTTGGAATGATTATGTTGATCTGGATGGACCCTAAGCTCCAGaaacccatgtatttcttcctcagccATTTGTCTTTCTTAGATTTTGGTTATGCCTCAGCTGTCGCTCCTAAAATGCTGGAGAATTTTATAGCAGAGCAgaaaactatttctttcacaggctgtgCTGCACAAATGTATTTCTTTGCTTTCTGTACATGTACTGAGTGTATCCTCCTGGCTGCAATGGCATATGACCGGTATGATGCTATCTGTAATCCTCTTATGTATATGACTAACATGTCCCGGAAAAAGTGTATCCTG GTTTCTGTGGGATCCTACTTTATTGGCTTTCTGAGTGCAATGGCACAAACAATTTCAACCTTCACTTTACCTTTTTGCAGTTCTAATATTATCAATCATTTCTTCTGTGATGTTCCTCCTTTGTTAGTTCTTTCCTGTACTGACACAAGCCACAATCAAATGATACTCTTTGTATTTGCTATAGTTCTAAATGTATTCACATCAATAGAAATTTTGGTGTCCTATATGATGATCTTGTCTGCCATCTTGCGAATCCGCTCTACTAAGGGGAAACAAAAGGCCTTTTCAACATGTGCCTCGCACTTAATGGCTGTAACCATCTTCTATGGAACAACAGGCTTTATGTACCTGCGACCAAGTTCTAGCTACTCCCTGGACCAGGACAAGTAG
- the LOC129324177 gene encoding olfactory receptor 1019-like isoform X1 translates to MAEKNNTKITELVLLGLVDNPETMPVGFVVVLIMYLFTLVGNLGMIMLIWMDPKLQKPMYFFLSHLSFLDFGYASAVAPKMLENFIAEQKTISFTGCAAQMYFFAFCTCTECILLAAMAYDRYDAICNPLMYMTNMSRKKCILMSANVSVGSYFIGFLSAMAQTISTFTLPFCSSNIINHFFCDVPPLLVLSCTDTSHNQMILFVFAIVLNVFTSIEILVSYMMILSAILRIRSTKGKQKAFSTCASHLMAVTIFYGTTGFMYLRPSSSYSLDQDK, encoded by the exons ATGGCTGAGAAAAACAACACAAAGATCACTGAGCTTGTTCTTTTGGGATTGGTGGACAATCCAGAAACAATGCCCGTGGGCTTTGTTGTGGTgttaattatgtatttatttaccctggtAGGAAATCTTGGAATGATTATGTTGATCTGGATGGACCCTAAGCTCCAGaaacccatgtatttcttcctcagccATTTGTCTTTCTTAGATTTTGGTTATGCCTCAGCTGTCGCTCCTAAAATGCTGGAGAATTTTATAGCAGAGCAgaaaactatttctttcacaggctgtgCTGCACAAATGTATTTCTTTGCTTTCTGTACATGTACTGAGTGTATCCTCCTGGCTGCAATGGCATATGACCGGTATGATGCTATCTGTAATCCTCTTATGTATATGACTAACATGTCCCGGAAAAAGTGTATCCTGATG AGTGCAAACGTTTCTGTGGGATCCTACTTTATTGGCTTTCTGAGTGCAATGGCACAAACAATTTCAACCTTCACTTTACCTTTTTGCAGTTCTAATATTATCAATCATTTCTTCTGTGATGTTCCTCCTTTGTTAGTTCTTTCCTGTACTGACACAAGCCACAATCAAATGATACTCTTTGTATTTGCTATAGTTCTAAATGTATTCACATCAATAGAAATTTTGGTGTCCTATATGATGATCTTGTCTGCCATCTTGCGAATCCGCTCTACTAAGGGGAAACAAAAGGCCTTTTCAACATGTGCCTCGCACTTAATGGCTGTAACCATCTTCTATGGAACAACAGGCTTTATGTACCTGCGACCAAGTTCTAGCTACTCCCTGGACCAGGACAAGTAG